In Thalassotalea sp. Sam97, a single window of DNA contains:
- a CDS encoding tRNA-(ms[2]io[6]A)-hydroxylase, whose translation MFELKYHTPKEWADVALEDFDSFLQDHAAAEKKASGMAVSMLSHYPDRTKLVRAMTDLALEELIHFKQVLKLMSARNVIQANDERDAYIHEIRKLFRRGRDEFLLDRLLVAGVIEARGHERFALIAEALPEGRDKKFYDDIAKSEEKHKNLFVELALEYFPEDEVYSRLEEILIAEAEICEKLPFRAALH comes from the coding sequence ATGTTTGAATTAAAATACCATACCCCAAAAGAGTGGGCCGACGTTGCCCTAGAAGACTTTGATTCTTTTTTGCAAGACCATGCCGCAGCTGAGAAAAAAGCATCAGGCATGGCGGTATCTATGTTGTCACATTACCCTGATCGCACAAAATTAGTGCGGGCAATGACAGACCTAGCATTAGAAGAATTAATCCATTTTAAGCAAGTGTTAAAGCTGATGAGTGCGCGTAATGTGATTCAAGCAAATGACGAACGAGACGCGTATATCCACGAAATTCGTAAGCTGTTTCGTCGTGGCCGTGACGAGTTCTTATTAGATCGTTTGTTGGTTGCCGGTGTTATTGAAGCCCGTGGTCACGAGCGCTTTGCATTGATTGCTGAAGCCTTACCAGAAGGTCGTGACAAAAAGTTTTACGACGATATTGCCAAGTCTGAAGAAAAGCATAAAAACTTATTTGTTGAGCTGGCATTAGAGTATTTCCCTGAAGACGAAGTCTACAGTCGCTTAGAAGAAATTCTTATCGCCGAAGCCGAGATTTGCGAGAAGCTTCCATTTCGAGCAGCATTGCATTAA
- a CDS encoding condensin complex protein MksE, producing the protein METLLSGGFICKTSDELAYQYLQKAEHYDAIERQLNTMNRTLSSANDGNVLFCAYQSIGDDERKQVNSQFKEVSSSLLPLVEWLVLVQEAQGDNTPISEGKVIRLNKLQTVIEDVPAFAEQLAKIARYSLFNSSSSAIDNQLKQIFKRLTELGYLLRPNPETQIYLATGKVDYLFDIIRFIDEAESLGLEQQAEMAVQQGDLL; encoded by the coding sequence ATGGAAACCCTTTTGAGTGGTGGCTTTATCTGTAAAACCAGTGATGAGCTTGCATATCAATACCTGCAAAAAGCGGAACATTATGATGCGATTGAGCGCCAGCTAAATACCATGAATCGCACCTTGAGCTCAGCTAACGACGGTAATGTGTTATTTTGTGCGTATCAGAGTATTGGCGATGATGAACGTAAACAGGTCAATAGCCAGTTCAAAGAAGTTTCATCATCCTTATTGCCACTGGTTGAATGGTTGGTGTTGGTGCAAGAAGCTCAAGGTGACAATACTCCAATCAGTGAAGGTAAAGTTATTCGCCTTAATAAGCTACAAACGGTTATTGAGGATGTGCCAGCATTTGCCGAGCAATTAGCCAAAATCGCGCGCTACAGCTTATTTAATTCCTCCAGTAGCGCCATTGATAATCAGCTAAAGCAAATTTTTAAACGTTTGACTGAGTTAGGTTACTTGTTGCGTCCAAACCCTGAAACGCAAATTTATTTGGCCACCGGTAAAGTTGATTATTTATTCGATATTATTCGTTTTATTGATGAAGCGGAAAGCCTAGGATTAGAGCAGCAAGCTGAAATGGCGGTTCAGCAGGGAGATCTGCTGTGA
- a CDS encoding CoA transferase subunit A, protein MAGFNKVVNSYEEAMAGLEDGMTVIAGGFGLCGIPENLIKEIVNKQTKDLTVVSNNCGVDDFGLGLLLPNRQIKKIIASYVGENAEFERQMMAGELDVELTPQGTLAEKMRAGGAGIPAFFTATGYGTPVAEGKEEREFNGRNYILEESITGDFAIVKAWKADTYGNLVYRNTARNFNPMAATAGKITVVEVEEIVEAGELDPNEIHTPGIYVNRLIKGDFEKRIEQRTVRATQGE, encoded by the coding sequence ATGGCTGGATTTAATAAAGTCGTCAATTCGTATGAAGAAGCGATGGCAGGCCTAGAAGATGGTATGACGGTTATCGCCGGCGGTTTTGGTTTATGCGGCATTCCTGAAAACCTGATCAAGGAAATCGTAAACAAACAAACCAAAGACCTAACGGTTGTTTCAAATAACTGTGGTGTCGATGATTTTGGTTTAGGCTTGCTATTACCCAATCGCCAAATCAAAAAGATCATTGCCTCGTATGTTGGCGAGAACGCTGAGTTTGAACGGCAAATGATGGCGGGCGAACTCGACGTAGAACTTACACCACAAGGTACCCTTGCTGAAAAAATGCGTGCCGGTGGTGCGGGTATTCCGGCATTCTTTACTGCAACAGGTTACGGTACGCCGGTTGCCGAAGGTAAAGAAGAACGTGAGTTCAACGGTCGTAATTACATCCTTGAAGAATCTATTACTGGGGACTTCGCTATCGTTAAAGCATGGAAAGCAGATACCTACGGTAATTTAGTGTACCGTAATACCGCGCGAAACTTTAATCCAATGGCGGCTACTGCGGGTAAGATTACCGTTGTTGAAGTCGAAGAAATCGTTGAAGCCGGAGAGCTTGATCCGAACGAAATTCACACCCCAGGTATTTACGTAAACCGCTTAATCAAAGGCGATTTTGAAAAGCGTATTGAACAACGTACCGTGCGTGCAACACAAGGAGAATAA
- a CDS encoding NAD-dependent deacetylase — translation MDSTLYITGAGVSAESGIPTFRGEDGFWTIGSVNYTPMEMATRAMYENNPVEFLKWYYHRFAAYRNHGPNAVHQWLSDKNLITQNIDGLDGKAGNRNYIAIHGRLDQMTLYHTQGEHVSTLTTPWDDVDDANLSESLLDIFRINKTSKRPELNFSYKPYVLLFDEYYTDLYRISEAEQRMYNADKMVFMGTSFSVNITQMALRAAFTNQIDIEIVDPNPVEIDYANVTYYKMTASEYIQR, via the coding sequence ATGGATTCTACGCTCTATATCACGGGTGCCGGTGTCAGTGCCGAATCAGGTATCCCAACCTTTCGTGGCGAGGATGGTTTTTGGACGATTGGCAGCGTCAATTACACGCCGATGGAAATGGCCACCCGGGCCATGTATGAAAACAACCCGGTTGAATTTTTAAAATGGTACTACCATCGCTTTGCCGCCTATCGAAACCATGGCCCCAACGCTGTACATCAATGGTTAAGTGATAAAAATTTGATCACTCAAAACATTGACGGCTTAGACGGTAAAGCGGGCAACCGAAACTATATCGCCATCCACGGTCGTCTCGACCAGATGACCTTATATCATACTCAAGGTGAGCATGTTAGTACCTTGACAACGCCGTGGGATGACGTTGATGATGCGAACTTAAGTGAATCACTGTTAGACATCTTTCGCATCAATAAAACCAGTAAGCGACCTGAGCTAAACTTTTCTTACAAACCGTATGTCTTGTTGTTTGACGAATACTACACCGATTTATATCGTATTAGTGAAGCCGAACAACGCATGTATAACGCCGATAAAATGGTGTTTATGGGCACCTCGTTTAGCGTCAACATCACGCAGATGGCATTACGTGCAGCGTTCACCAACCAAATAGACATCGAAATAGTCGACCCTAATCCCGTAGAAATTGACTATGCCAATGTGACCTACTATAAAATGACAGCCAGTGAGTATATTCAGCGGTAA
- a CDS encoding HNH endonuclease encodes MAAVTFIVGGKSRRQNYVDVKRAYTGIYKWLIKHANAPQKQAILYSQDSGTESFVDAEQVPYRPKLVTPSFYLTAPWLELRQQAMERDEFCCVRCGASRREDGAKLEVDHIKERATHPELTLN; translated from the coding sequence ATGGCAGCAGTGACTTTTATTGTTGGTGGCAAAAGTCGACGACAGAATTACGTCGATGTTAAGCGTGCATATACGGGTATTTACAAGTGGTTAATAAAACACGCTAATGCTCCTCAAAAACAGGCTATTTTGTATTCGCAAGATAGCGGTACTGAGTCATTTGTTGATGCTGAACAGGTGCCTTATCGTCCTAAACTGGTTACCCCTAGCTTTTATCTTACTGCGCCATGGCTTGAGCTTAGACAGCAAGCCATGGAACGAGATGAGTTTTGTTGCGTTCGCTGTGGTGCGAGTCGCAGAGAAGACGGCGCGAAGCTCGAAGTTGACCACATCAAAGAGCGGGCGACCCACCCTGAGCTAACGCTGAATTAA
- a CDS encoding mechanosensitive ion channel domain-containing protein, translated as MVNKRTFSLIGMPAVLSDSRSVTFAIVMFLMHACLSVSVYAWQQQPPSKSEDTIEQNLQQTLTEIDDYQALIEQINQEGSDTIGYQKRALEKQRQTMLTRYRNLLLQYIDEVKNHQDEAFIANYKKSARSLVTSALLDIYADIELSDERVRELEEQIATARQSVFTVNAGPAKSRLEQLNWRLNLARRYQEDLYYALVNLSRKSSFLDLKNQKFLDIAKDKILKQSDTLSGLIGLNEDKLLQLQKQKAAVRNESETGKKLISQTALLNLEIQEYANRLQQLVALLEDLKLPAALYKKTVIQARNTLSEEVLDEQVLSHLVTEWWISFRTWLRRQGPGIIGSLVTFIGIFVAAFIIARLVRYIVSVSLKRSRPNMSELARNFLTVSSGRLVILLALLYALSKMGLQVGPLLAGLGIMGFVIGFALQETIANFASGIMILIYRPYDIGDKIRVAGFEGRVRAMTLVTTTIFTSANHHLTVPNNTIWKDIIHNITSEPHVRMDLFFSAPFTSDSKAILSAISQELDKSPVVEHDRDKHARVYELGESEVKYIARFWVRSPDLEEAKWSISEAVKQRFDELGISKDKGDKAS; from the coding sequence ATGGTTAATAAACGTACCTTTTCATTAATCGGAATGCCTGCTGTGCTTAGCGACTCGCGGAGCGTTACATTTGCTATTGTTATGTTTCTAATGCATGCCTGCTTGAGCGTGTCTGTGTATGCTTGGCAACAACAGCCTCCGTCAAAATCAGAAGACACCATCGAGCAAAACCTGCAACAAACATTAACCGAAATAGATGATTATCAGGCATTAATCGAGCAAATTAATCAAGAAGGTAGCGATACCATAGGCTATCAAAAACGAGCCTTGGAAAAACAGCGGCAAACGATGTTAACTCGTTATCGTAACTTGCTATTGCAGTATATTGATGAGGTAAAAAATCATCAGGATGAGGCGTTTATCGCCAACTACAAAAAATCGGCACGCTCACTCGTAACCAGTGCTCTACTTGATATTTATGCGGACATCGAACTCAGTGATGAACGGGTTAGAGAATTAGAAGAACAAATCGCGACAGCGCGGCAAAGTGTTTTCACAGTCAATGCAGGTCCCGCGAAATCTCGGCTTGAGCAACTCAACTGGCGCTTAAATTTAGCTCGCCGCTACCAAGAAGACTTGTATTACGCGCTGGTAAACTTATCAAGAAAATCATCGTTTTTAGATTTAAAAAACCAAAAGTTCCTCGATATTGCAAAAGATAAGATATTAAAACAATCAGATACATTATCAGGCTTAATCGGCTTAAATGAAGACAAGCTACTGCAACTGCAAAAACAAAAAGCTGCAGTACGGAACGAATCTGAAACGGGTAAAAAACTTATCTCACAAACCGCCCTACTCAACTTAGAAATTCAAGAATACGCAAACCGCTTACAACAACTGGTCGCCCTGCTTGAAGATCTAAAATTACCCGCGGCACTGTACAAAAAAACGGTCATTCAAGCACGTAATACCTTAAGTGAAGAAGTGCTCGACGAACAAGTATTATCCCACTTGGTAACCGAGTGGTGGATTAGCTTTCGTACATGGTTACGTCGCCAAGGGCCGGGGATTATTGGCAGTCTAGTAACCTTTATTGGTATTTTCGTTGCTGCGTTTATTATCGCTCGGTTGGTACGTTATATCGTCAGTGTCAGCTTAAAACGCAGCAGACCAAATATGTCGGAACTTGCGCGTAACTTTTTAACCGTCAGCTCCGGTCGCTTAGTGATTTTATTAGCGTTACTTTATGCCCTGTCGAAAATGGGCCTACAAGTTGGTCCACTACTGGCAGGTTTAGGTATTATGGGCTTTGTTATCGGTTTCGCTTTACAGGAAACCATCGCCAACTTTGCCTCAGGGATCATGATCTTAATTTATCGTCCTTATGATATTGGCGATAAAATTCGTGTTGCAGGCTTTGAAGGTCGAGTACGAGCGATGACATTGGTAACGACGACGATATTCACCTCTGCAAATCACCATTTAACCGTACCGAACAATACCATTTGGAAAGACATTATTCACAATATTACCTCCGAGCCACACGTACGCATGGACTTATTTTTTAGTGCGCCATTTACCAGCGACTCCAAAGCCATACTATCTGCAATATCGCAAGAGCTAGATAAAAGCCCGGTGGTTGAACACGATCGAGACAAGCATGCTAGAGTCTACGAGCTGGGTGAGTCTGAAGTGAAGTATATTGCCAGGTTTTGGGTCCGCTCCCCCGATCTTGAAGAAGCTAAATGGTCGATATCAGAAGCGGTTAAGCAGCGCTTTGACGAGTTGGGTATCAGCAAAGATAAAGGCGATAAAGCCAGCTAG
- a CDS encoding phosphoenolpyruvate carboxylase, with protein sequence MSSQLSISGVKFLKALAKHADIIMQAYLSGRVSEMDFDLNTLEKLMELGVLWRPEPGEDLRLRSSVRALLENNLKDERNRQLDANVGSKLATIKTVTSHYKEALHHHLDAEAEVHLEDLAEQVYTLVDSLKSSVRSLWRRIHNEFGYVASINAKIRENELAQGQLTQMRQQLEMFQFDELAKLAGSNRELRRLLVVQLQKSHTEISQELSIAQAKLIDLLGKFREYLHRSQLLKGFVLHHQQKPDYQIKDYSVLHQLPSLFNRAQPIIKPANIDVNNVAYEQLFSQLVNQIKQVRHNLDANQEQRKAQNFDVAAIEGIDIESDGLKEAIEQYFVHIIDSAERMSALEYHQWQQLDFDQEVWVYGVINGFTGLNSEEQDFFEIGVEGHPHPEFDGNFIIEDVELGLR encoded by the coding sequence GTGAGCTCACAGTTAAGTATTAGTGGGGTTAAGTTTTTAAAGGCGCTTGCTAAGCATGCTGATATTATTATGCAAGCGTATCTTTCTGGGCGTGTCAGTGAAATGGACTTTGACTTGAACACCCTAGAAAAGCTTATGGAGCTTGGCGTACTTTGGCGCCCAGAGCCGGGCGAAGATTTACGCCTTAGAAGTTCGGTTAGAGCCTTACTTGAAAATAATTTAAAGGATGAGCGTAATCGTCAATTAGATGCAAACGTAGGTTCAAAGCTTGCCACCATTAAAACGGTCACATCGCACTATAAAGAAGCCCTGCATCATCATCTTGATGCCGAAGCGGAAGTGCATTTAGAAGATTTAGCGGAGCAAGTTTACACCTTAGTCGACAGCTTAAAATCAAGCGTACGAAGCTTATGGCGTCGCATTCATAATGAATTTGGCTATGTTGCATCAATCAACGCTAAAATCCGCGAAAATGAACTTGCTCAAGGGCAGTTAACGCAAATGCGTCAACAGCTGGAAATGTTCCAGTTTGATGAATTGGCAAAATTAGCGGGCTCGAATCGTGAACTGCGCCGCTTATTGGTTGTACAGTTACAAAAAAGCCATACAGAAATCAGTCAAGAATTGAGTATCGCTCAGGCAAAGCTTATTGATCTATTGGGTAAGTTTAGGGAATACCTGCATCGCTCACAGCTGCTTAAAGGCTTTGTCTTGCATCATCAGCAAAAGCCAGATTATCAAATCAAAGATTACAGTGTGTTGCATCAGTTACCAAGCTTGTTTAACCGTGCTCAGCCAATCATTAAACCGGCTAATATCGATGTCAATAATGTTGCATATGAACAATTGTTTAGCCAGCTGGTTAACCAAATAAAACAGGTGCGTCATAACCTCGATGCAAATCAAGAGCAACGCAAAGCACAAAACTTTGATGTTGCCGCCATTGAAGGCATTGATATAGAAAGTGATGGTTTAAAAGAAGCGATCGAGCAATATTTTGTCCATATTATTGATTCTGCAGAGCGTATGTCGGCGTTGGAGTACCATCAATGGCAGCAGCTCGATTTTGATCAAGAAGTTTGGGTGTATGGCGTTATTAATGGTTTCACAGGCCTTAATAGCGAAGAGCAAGACTTCTTCGAAATTGGTGTTGAAGGGCATCCGCATCCAGAATTTGATGGCAACTTTATTATCGAAGATGTTGAACTAGGACTAAGGTAA
- a CDS encoding 3-oxoacid CoA-transferase subunit B yields the protein MALTREQLAMRVAQELEDGYYVNLGIGIPTLVANYVPEGMEVMLQSENGLLGMGPFPTEDEIDADLINAGKQTVTMAKGASLFDSAESFAMIRGGHVDLTVLGAFEVDVSGNIASYMIPGKLIKGMGGAMDLVAGADNIIVTMTHASKHGDSKLLTECTLPLTGKGCIKKVLTDLAFIEIKDGKFHLLERAPGVSVEEIVRLTAGEMVVPEHVPEMQF from the coding sequence ATGGCTTTAACTCGTGAACAACTAGCGATGCGCGTCGCTCAAGAACTAGAAGATGGTTATTATGTTAACTTAGGTATCGGTATTCCAACGCTCGTCGCTAACTACGTACCAGAAGGCATGGAAGTTATGTTGCAGTCTGAAAATGGCTTGTTAGGTATGGGCCCCTTCCCTACCGAAGACGAGATTGATGCCGACCTTATCAATGCCGGAAAACAAACCGTAACAATGGCCAAAGGTGCATCTTTATTTGATAGTGCCGAGTCATTTGCCATGATCCGTGGTGGTCATGTTGATTTAACCGTATTAGGTGCCTTTGAAGTAGATGTTAGCGGCAATATTGCCTCGTACATGATCCCAGGCAAACTTATCAAAGGCATGGGCGGCGCAATGGACTTAGTGGCTGGCGCTGACAACATCATTGTCACCATGACCCACGCATCAAAACACGGCGACTCGAAACTATTAACTGAGTGTACCCTGCCACTTACCGGTAAAGGCTGTATCAAAAAGGTATTAACCGATTTGGCCTTTATTGAAATAAAAGACGGTAAATTCCACTTGCTAGAACGCGCTCCTGGCGTTAGCGTTGAAGAAATTGTCCGTTTAACCGCTGGTGAAATGGTGGTACCTGAGCACGTACCTGAGATGCAATTTTAA